The genomic DNA TTTTCCTTCCACTATTTAAAATCGCTTAAATAATCTTTAAACTGGCGCTGTAGTTTCTTACCATTAAGCCCATAAAAACTAGCAATCGTATTTACCTCTTAAAGGAAAATCTTCCACCATATTTTGACCTACCAGTTGTATTTTTTATGCGCATCTAGTCTAATAAAAATAAAAAGCAATACAGTAAAACCCCATAAAGAAGAGCCGCCATAACTAAAAAAAGGGAGCGGTATTCCAACCGTAGGAAGCAATCCGATGACCATACCTATATTTACTACGATATGGAAAAAGAATATAGAAGCCACCCCATAGCCATAAACCCTTCCAAATTTATTAGTTTGTTGTTCTGAAAGGTATATAATTCTATAAAGAAAAGCCATGAAAACGATAATAACGGCGCAGCTTCCTATGAATCCCCATTCTTCTCCAATAGTACTAAATATGTAGTCAGTATCTTGCTCAGGAACAAATTTTCCTTGTGTTCTATCCCCTTGCAGAAAGCCTTTTCCTAGAAAGCCACCAGAGCTAATTGTTAATTCAGATTGATGAGTGTTATACCCAATACTTTTAGTATCCTTTTTTTTCCCCAGAAGCACATCAAAACGATCTCTATGATGTTGTTTAAAAATGTTGTTATATGCAAATCCAGCACTGATAATAAAGCCTCCTAATATGATATAAGTGGCAGTAATTTTCATCCAATTAAATCGTAAAAATCGCTGATCTTTATACATTGCATACAGTATAAATAATGTAATAATAGCATATATCGCTATAAGAATCCATAAAGCACCAAAGTATATTGTTCCTATAAAGAGTAAGATAGCTGTAGTACCAAAAAGCAAGTAGTTTAAGGTCAATCCTTCCCTATTTAGCACAAAAAAGAAAGCCAAATAAATGAGTACAGAACCCATGTCGGGTTGCAATGCAATAAGAAAAGCAGGAGTAAAGATGATTATAAAAGCCTTTATTTGATTTTTGATAAGCTTTAAATCGTATTGCCGATCACTTAGTAGTTTTGCTAAGGCGAGTGCTGTAAAAGCTTTTGCAAATTCAGAAGGTTGTAGTCCTATACCTCCAAAATTGTACCAAGAGGTTGCCCCGTTGATATTTTTACCGAAAATGAATAATCCTGTTAAAGAAATGATAGAGATGAGATAAAAAAGAGAAGCAAAGCGCTCGTAAAATTTAGAGTTTAAGAACAGGATAAAAATAATGATGAGGAGGCTTAAAGCTATCCATATAAGTTGTTTTCCGTATCGAGTAGAAGCATCTAGCATCGTTGTGTGTGCTTCTGTTGTAGAAGCAGCATAGATGTTTAGCCAGCCAAATCCAACTAGAGAGAAATAAAAGATAACGAGTAGCCAATCAATATTTAAAAATATATTATTCCGTTCCTGTCGCAATGGTATCTAGTTTTTGAATTTGTTTATCGTAAGTTTCTTGCAGGTTCATTTGAAGCATTTTCTTTTCGCGATAGTAGTTGGCTTTAGAAATAGAGCCATTCAAGTATTTTTCAATCATTAAGCTCGTTATAGGAGCAGCAATAGTTGACCCGTAACCTCCATTTTCAACAAAAATAGCAAGTGCTATTTTAGGATTATCTTTAGGAGCAAAAGCAACGAAAATAGAATGATCAGGAAGTTTGATCTTTTTACCATTTATTCTAGTAAAGTTTTCTACTGTTCCTGTTTTACCGCAAATATCAATTCCTTTAACTTGGCTATATTTTCCTGTTCCTGTTTTAAAAACTTCGTGCATGGCTTCTACTACGGGAGGGAAGTGTTTTGCATCAACAGATGTTTTTTTAGGAACGGTATAAGAGGAATCTTTGATAAATGATTTACTTATTTTTTTTACAATATGAGGAGTGTAATAGTAACCTCTATTAGCAATGGCAGCAGTAACATTAGCTAGTTGTATAGGAGTGGTTTCTATTTCACCTTGACCAATAGCGTTTGATATTGTTGTAGTTGCTCCCCAACGATATTTATAACGACTGGTATAAAATTGAGCATTAGGAACTCTTCCCCTTCTACCAGAAGGAAGGTCATACCCTAAAAAATTACCTAGTCCAAAGCTTTTTACATGTTTACTCCAAACATTTAATCCTTCAGACGGAGTTTTATATTTATCGATTATTTTTCGATAAGTTGCTGAGAAATAGCTATTACAAGATTTAGCAACAGCAGCATTAAATCTAATAGGTCTTCCAGTAATTCCACAATGGCATCCCATGAATTCCTTTTTCCTTTTTCCATAGCGATATCCATGATAACAATATACATAGAAGTTTTTATCAATGACCTCTTCCTGCAAACCAATAAGTCCGTTAAGCATTTTAAAAGGAGAACCAGGGGCGTATTGAGCTTGTAAACCTCTATCATACATAGGTTTGTTAATTGTATCGCCAAAGAGTTTTATAGAATTGGAAGAACGTTTGCGCCCAACCATCATATTAGGATCATATGAAGGAGCTGTTATTAAGGCTAAGATTTCTCCAGAGGAAGGTTCAATAGCAACAATGCCTCCTCTTTTACCAGTCATAAGCGTTTCGCCATATTTTTGCAAGTCGCTATCTATGGTTAACGTCAAATCTTTTCCTGTTACAGCAAGTGTATCATATTTTCCGTTTTTATAGGAGCCTATGATTCGATTTAGATTGTTTCTTTGTAGGTATTTTTTACCTTTAGTTCCTCTAAGAGTTTTTTCATATTGTTTTTCTATACCCCATGCACCAATAAGCTCTCCTTGCTCGTAGTAATCACTTTTTTTAGCGAGATTAGGATTTACTTCACTAATATAGCCAAGAATATTTGCCGCAGCGTTAATTGGATAGTTTCTTATGATTCTCTTTTGAATATAAAAACCTTTGAATTTATTTAGTTTTTCTTGAAGAAAGGCAAAATCTTCTTTAGCCAGTTGCTTTACAAATACAGAAGGAAGCCATCTTGCATATTTTTTTGCTTTTTTTATTTTAAGATCGAAGCTTTCTTTTGATATTTTTAAGAGTGTGCAAAATTCAAGAGTATCTAGCGGCTTTACCTCTTTTGGGATGACCATAACATCATAGGATAATTGATTGGCTACTAGTAATTTTCCATTACGATCGTAAATGTGCCCACGTTCTGGGTATTCGTATTCTGGTTTTACAGCGGCATTTTTAACAGGATTGTATCCGGAGTTCCGAAGTATTTGTAATTGGAATAATCTTCCTATAAAGATTAATCCTATACATGTGATTAAAAAAATAAGCAAAAAACTTCGCTTCATTATTGCTTTTTACTGAATATAAAGGTTCCTAAAAAAAATAGAATTAACGTAAATATGCTAGAAAATATTGTATTTACGATAACGCCTGAAAAATTGTGAAAGCTAAAGTTAATGAAAGTAAATAATATGAGATGATGAATAATAGTTAAAATTACCACATAATTAAAAACTTTTCCAAAAGCTTCTAAGCGAAGGTTAAATAAAGGGAAATCGACTGCTGTCTTATTGAATATCAATTTGATAAAGAATAACCGAATATAGGCTATAAATAATATAGAAAAGGCGTTTACTCCTCCTGAATCAGCAAATAAGTCAACCGATAAACCTAATAAAAAGGAAAGAAACAAAAAGGGTATTCTGTTTTGATTTAGCGGATAAAAAAAGACGAAAGAAATATATAGGTAGGGATTTATGTACCCTAGGAATAAGATATTATTCAGGATAAATACTTGTAGTAGTAACAAGAAAAAAAATAAAAAACTGATATAAAACGCTTTATTCACTTGTTGTATTTTCTAGTATTTTAATTTCATTTTTATGTAAATTACTGATAATATAAATATTATATAAGTTGCTCATGTCATTAAATAACTTGATGTCTAATGTATTTGAGGCTGTGTTTTGTAATGGCACATTTAAAATGGTTCCAATAGGAATGCCTTCAGGAAAAATGGTTGATTTACCTCCAGTAATGATGGTGTCTCCTACTTTAAAGCTGGCCTGTCTTGGTATGTCTGTTAGTTGAACGATGTTGTAGTTGTTGCCATTCCATTTAAGAGTTCCAAAATGAGTACTGTTTTTTAAACGCGCATTTATGTTACTATTTTTATTAAGTATTGATCGCACTCTGGCATAGTTATTAGAAACAGCATCTGTAATTCCAATAATGCCCTTGCTGTTAATAACTGCCATTTCTTTAGAAACGTTGGCGTTTTTGCCTTTATTGATGGTAATAAAGTTGTAGGGAGCGTGGTAATTGTTATTGATTATTTTAGCGTTGATATAATCATATTTTTGATGGTATAAAAGTGTGTCTATATGTGTAAAGTTATTGGTGCTATCGTTGGAAAAGCGCACTTTTTCCAAGAGTCTTCTTAGTGTTATATTTTCATCAACTAGTTCTTCATTTTGAGCTTTTAAGCTTAGATAACTTGCTAGATTAGCATACCGTTGGTACAAACCTCCTGTAATGAAATTAGCAGAATTAATAAATTTGCTCTTATGAAAAGTATGATTATTGATTGTTAAAGCAACGGCAATTATTTCTAAAAAAATAAAAAATAAGAAATTTTTATACTTCTGAAAGAAATAGACCAGCTGCTGCATATGAAAATAAACAAAATTACTTAATTAATACACTTTTGTATTTTTCCAAATCTTTTAGAGTAGTTCCCGTACCTCTAACAACTGCTCTTAAAGGATCTTCAGCTACATATACAGGTAAGTCTGTTTTTCTTGACAGACGTTTGTCTAGGCCTCTAAGCATAGATCCCCCGCCAGCTAAATAAATTCCAGTATTATAGATGTCAGCCGCTAATTCTGGAGGTGTTTTTGATAATGTTTCCATAACGGCATCCTCTATTCTTAAGATAGATTTGTCCAATGCTTTTGCTATTTCTCTGTAAGAAACCTGTACTTGTTTAGGTTTTCCGCTTAGTAAATCTCTACCCTGTACCATCATGTCTTCAGGAGGAGTATCTAAGTCTTCCGTAGCGGCACCAATTGTAATTTTTATTTTTTCGGCAGTAGTTTCTCCTACATGTAAATTGTGTTGTGTACGCATATAGTACATGATATCACTGGTAAATAAGTCACCCGCAACCTTTACAGATTGGTCACAAACAATTCCAGCTAATGCTATAACAGCAATTTCAGTAGTACCTCCACCTATATCAATAATCATATTTCCTTTAGGTTCCATAATATCAACACCAACACCTATGGCCGCAGCCATTGGTTCATAAATAAGATATATCTCTTTGGCATTCATATGGCGAGCAGAATCAATCACGGCACGTTTTTCTACTTCGGTAATTCCTGAAGGAATACAAATAACCATTCTTAAAGAAGGAGGAAAAAGCTTCTTTTTGATAGCGGGTATTTTCTTTACAAATTCCTTAATCATTTCTTCAGAAGCTTGAAAATCAGCAATAACTCCATCTTTTAAAGGGCGGATAGTTTTAATATTTTCATGGGTTTTCCCTTGCATTAAATTGGCTTCCTTTCCAATTGCAATGATCTTTCCAGTAATCCTATTTCTTGCAACAATTGAAGGGCTATCAATAACTACTTTGCCATTATGAATAATAAGCGTATTAGCTGTTCCTAAATCGATAGCGATATCTTCAGTCATAAAATCGAAAAAACCCATAAAAATACTTCTGTTTATTTTAAGTTAAATGTAACCTGACAAATTTACTAAAAAACTGTATTGCTTTTACATTCAAAAAATTAATGTTTAAAATGTCTAGTTCCGGTAAAAACCATACCTATATTATGCTCATTACAGTAGTCTATACTTAATTGGTCTTTAATAGAGCCTCCTGGTTGAATAACGCTTTTTATTCCTGCTTTATCTGCTATTTCTACGCAATCGGGAAAAGGAAAAAAAGCATCGCTTGCCATTACAGCTCCATGCAGGTCAAAGTTAAAACTGATAGCTTTTTCAATAGCTTGTCGTAAGGCATCTACTCTACTAGTTTGCCCAGTTCCGCTTGCATATAATTGTTTGTTTTTAACCAATACGATTGTGTTAGATTTGGTGTGTTTGCATATTTTTGAAGCAAACAGTAAGTCTTCTAACTCTATTTTAGTAGGTTTATTGTTAGTAGGATACGTTATGTCTTCAATAGTATCTGTTTTTAAGTCTTTATCTTGAACTAGAATTCCGTTTAAGGCAGTTCTTACAGTTTGCTGTGGTAGTACCGTTTCTTTTTGGATTAGTAAAACTCTGTTTTTTTTCCCTTTTAAAATTTCTAATGCGTCGTTTTCATAACTAGGAGCAATGACCACTTCGCAGAACAGCTTATGAATTTCTTGCGCAGTAGCTTTATCTATTTCAGTATTTGAAATAAGAACTCCTCCAAAAGCAGAAGTAGGATCTCCTGCTAAAGCATCAAGATATGCTTGGTGTAAGCTTTCTCTTTGGGCAAAACCGCAAGCATTATTATGCTTTAGTATGGCAAAAGTAGGAGCTTCTCCAGAGAATTCCCCCATCAAATTGGTAGCAGCATCAACATCTAATAAATTATTATAGCTAAGTTCTTTTCCATGTAATTGCTCAAACATAGCTTCTAAATCTCCAAAGAAATAGCCTTTTTGGTGAGGATTTTCACCATATCGTAAAACTTTAGCATTTATTTCACTGGCTTTATAAGCTATTTCATCTTCATTAAAATAGTTAAAGATGGCAGTATCATAATGCGAAGAAATATTAAAAGCTTTCGCAGCTAACTTTTTTCGGTCAGCAATTGTAGTTTCTCCATTATTTTCTGAGATAAGTTTTAAGAAGCTATCATATTGATCAATAGAAGAAACAATACAGGTATCTTTAAAGTTTTTAGCAGCAGCCCTTATTAAAGAGATGCCACCGATATCAATTTTTTCGATAATATCTTGTTCTGTAGCATTGGAAGCAACAGTTTTTTCAAAAGGATATAAATCAACGATCACTAAATCTAATTGAGGAATTTGGTATTCTTCCATTTCTAGAAGGTCACTTTGGTGTTCTTGACGATTTAAGATGCCTCCGAAAACTTTTGGATGTAAGGTCTTTACGCGTCCACCTAAGATGGAAGGGTAGGAAGTAACTTCTTCTACAGGGACTACATTGATCCCTAAATTTTGGATAAATTTTTCAGTACCACCAGTTGAATAGATCGTAACATTTAATGCATCTAACTTTTTCACCAAAGGTGCTAAACCATCTTTGTGAAAAACCGAAATCAATGCAGATTTGATTGTTTTTGTGTTGTTCATTGTTGTGTTGTTGTTAAGCACACAAAACTACTAAAACAAAAAGTATTTACAATAAAATAAATAGCTACTTCACGCATTTATTTTTAAAGATAGAAACACCATTAAAGCATATATGCTTTAATGGTGTTTCGTTGAGCAAATCTTTAAGGTACTTGAAAGTAAATAGCTTTATTCTGCATTTTCTAAAAAATTACGAAACCAAACTGTAAACTTTTCAAGTAAAGTTTGCTCTGCTTTGGCTTGGGAACTTGTGTTACCCAAAGCAGCATACGTGGGGGATTCTTTATTACTCATAATTAAAGGAGAATTAGAGAGGTTAATAAAAAAGGGGGGATGAAGTCTCTAATTTAAATAAAAAATCACTGATATCCAAATAATTATATGTTTATTGTATGAAAGTCGCTACTTTTTCACAAACATACTCTAATAATTCTTCGTCTTTAGAGGAAAATGGGTTTATGGTATGAGAGTCAATGTCAATTTGTCCAATATTTTCGCCATTGACAAAAATAGGGATTACAATTTCAGATTTAACTTTCCATCCGCAAGAAATATAATTGTCTTGCTCTTTTACATCTTGTACTACAAAATTTTCATTACTAAGAGCTACCTGCCCGCAAATTCCTTTTCCAAAAGGAATGATGGTGTGTTCTGTTGGCTCTCCTGTGTATTGAGCCAATTTTAGTTCTTCTTTAGTACCATTTTTAAAATAAAAACCCACCCAGTCATAATAAGAGATTTCTGAAGATAGGTAGTTGCAAATTTCTTGGAGCTTTTCTTCTTTTGTATTGTAGGTAGATATAATGGTATTTATTTGACTTTTTAAATGTGTTATATTCATTACATAAAATTTTTTACTTTATCTTTAATCGTATTTTATTCAAAGAAATTACAAAAGTACTCTTAACATCTTTTTAAAAAAAGAGATGTATAATTTTTTATATTTTTGTAAAACAAAATAGATGAAATTGACTCTAACTAAAATAGCGGTGTTTGTACTGAGTCTTTTAGTACTTTTTTCTACGGTATCTTTTTCTGTAGAAAAGCATTTTTGTGGAGATTTTTTAGTAGATGTTTCCTTTTTAGGAACTGCGGATAGTTGTGCTATAAATGTAAAAGATGATTGTAGTACATCAATGATTAAAAAGAAATGCTGCAAAGATGAACTGCACAAAATTGAAGGTCAGAAAGAATTAAAGAAAGAATTCATAGATTCGTTTGATTTTAGTAAACAAAAGTTTGCTTTCGTATTTCTTGTTTCATATTATAATTTGTTTCAGCCTTCTGGAAAAGGAATTGTACCGCATGAAAATTATTCACCTCCAGATCTGATATTTGACATACAGTTACTTCATGAGGTATTTATCATATGATATTACATTTTATAAAAAGCTATTCGTATAGCAAAATATACAATGTAAAATTATAAATGATAAAAAATAATGAAAAAATATATTTTCAGCACATTGTTGCTGCTACCAATATTATTATTCTCGCAAACTACTTTTAAGGGGATGATTATGGATGAAAAGAATCCGCAAGATAATTTAGGAGTTTACGGAGCAAATGTTTATTGGCTAGGAACCAAAGTAGGAGCTACTACAAATGAGAAAGGTTGGTTTTCTATTCCATATAAAAAAGAATACAAAAAGTTAATCGTAAGTTTTGTAGGGTATAAGACCGATACATTAACAATTGAAGAGATACACCCAATTCATCATTTTATAAAAGAAGAAGGAGAATTAGATGAAATTTCAATTTCAACAAAAAGAAAAGGAATACAAAAATCATTTTTAAAAGCTCAAAATGTGTTTATAGTAAACAGTGATGAGTTATTAAAAGCCGCTTGTTGTAATTTGTCGGAAAGTTTTGAAACCAATCCGTCTATAGATGTTAATTTTTCGGATGCATTAACAGGAACCAAGCAAATTCAAATGCTTGGTTTAACAAGCCCTTATTTATTAATAAGCCAAGAAAATATCCCATCAGTTCGGGGAGCTTCCCAAGCTTTTGGATTAACATTTACTCCAGGAACATGGGTTGAAAGTATCCAAATAACAAAAGGGGCAGGAAGCGTTGTAAACGGATATGAGAGCATTTCAGGGCAAATTAATGCTGAGTTGGTAAAACCATTTTCGGATAAGAAATTCTTTTTAAACGCATATGGTTCTTTAAATGGAAGGTTAGAGTTAAATAGTCATTTCAATCAGAAAATAGCCAAAAAATGGCAAACAGGAATATATGTTCATGGAAATTATAGGGGGGAGAAGTTTGATAGGAATAAAGATAATTTTTTAGATACTCCTTTAGCAAGACAAATTAATGTAATGAACCGTTGGCAATATACAGATACAGAGAAAGGGTGGTTGAGTTTTGTTAATTTAAGGTATCTAAAAGATGAAAAACAAATGGGAGAAATTAATTTTATTCCAAAATATAACAGAGGAGGAAATAGTGTATGGGGTAGTGAAATTAAAACAAAACGGTTTGATGCTTCGGCAAAAATAGGATATGTTTTTCCTGAATTGCCTTTTCAAAGCTTTGGATTTCAGGTGTCTTATAGTAATCATGAACAAGATTCTTATTTTGGACTGAGAACATATGATATTGTACAGGAAAGTGTTTATACCAATTTATTATTTAATTCGATCATAGGAGATACTCGTAGTAAGTTTAAAACAGGAGTAAGTTTTACTTATGATAAATATGGAGAAAAAGTTGATTTTACAAATTATAATAGAAGAGAGTATGCTATTGGAACTTTTTTTGAATATGCTTATGATAATATGGATGATTTTAGTTTTACGGCTGGTATTCGAGCGGACAAACATAATGTATTAGGAACCTTTTTGACCCCCAGATTGCATTTAAGATATATCCCTTGGGAGAAGGGGGTATTAAGAGCTTCTGTAGGGAGAGGTAGAAGAAGTGCTAATATATTTGCAGAAAATCAGCAATTATTTGGAAGCTCAAGAAAAGTTAATATAGAAAAATCAGGAGGAAATATTTATGGGTTGGATCCAGAGGTTGCTTGGAATTACGGGATTTCTTTTTTACAAGGTTTTCGTGTTTTTGATAAAAAAGGAGATATTACTTTAGATTATTATATTACTAGCTTTGACAATAGGGTTGCTGTGGATTGGGAAAATTCTCAAGAAGTATCTTTTTACAATGTAAGAAATGGTAGTACAGCAAAAAGTTTTCAAGTAGAAATTAACTATGATCTTTTAAAGAATTTAGCGTTAAGGGCTGCTTATAAGTTTTACGATGTTTCAACGGCTTATAAAAACGGTCGGTTACAAGGTCCTTTACAAGCTAAAAATCGTTTTTTTGCTAATATATCTTATGAAAAAGGAAGAAAAGAACGGTCTTGGAAATATGATTTGACATATAACCTTATAGGGAAACAACGTTTACCAAATACAATAAATACTCCTGTGGCATATACAATTCCAGAATATTCTAAGAGGTACAGTTTGCTAAATATGCAAATAACAAGGGTGTTTTCAAAAAAGTTTGAGGTGTATTTAGGAGGGGAGAATATTACAAACTATATGCAAAAAAATCCTATTTTAGCAAGTGAAGCTCCTTTTGGAGCTCATTTTGATACGAGTATTGTATATGCCCCAGTTTTTGGAAGCTCATTTTATACAGGTTTAAGATTTAAAATAGATTAGAAATGAAGAAAATAATTATAATATTTAGTTTTATGTTACTGGTTATGTCAGTACATGCGCAGAAGAAAAATGCCAAAGTATCTTGTGAGGTTGATGGAGTTTGTATGATGTGTAAAAAGCGTATTGAAGCAGCAGCATTAAAAACAAAAGGAGTAAAATTTGCAAGTTGGGATGTTCGTACTCATGAATTAAAATTGATTATAGATGAGCGTAAAACAACCTTGCAAAAGGTACAGAAAAACATAGCAGATGCAGGTCATGATTCTAAAGAAGTAAAGGCAACTACAGAAGCTTATGAAGGAATCCATCCTTGCTGTAAATATAGAAGTGAAGCAGTAAAAGAAGAGCATCAGAAAGGAGAAACAGAGTAAAAAAAAACCTGAGTTTTAAAACTCAGGTTTTTTTTATAACATTTGTAAACTACTTACTTCTAAAGAAGTTAGTTCTCTCCATCTTCCTCTAGGTAAATTCTTTTTGGTCATACCTGCAAAAATAACTCTATCTAGTTTTACAACTTTGTAGCCTACGTGCTCAAATATTTTACGAACAATTCTGTTTCTACCAGAGTGGATTTCAATACCAACTTCGGTTTTTTGCTCTCCTTCAACATAGGAAACCGCGTCAATAAATACTTTTTTACCTTCAATAATTACATCACCACGAAGTTTGTTTAAATCTTTTAAGTCTAATTTCCTATCTAAAGAAGCATGGTACAATTTACGAACATTGTGTTTTGGATGTGTTAATTTCTTAGCCAATTCACCGTCATTTGTAAAGAGTAGTAGTCCTGTAGTGTTTCTATCCAAACGGCCAACAGGGTAAATACGTTCTTTAGTGGCATTGCTAACTAGCTCCATTACCGTTTTTCTACCACGATCATCTTCCATAGTAGTAATGTAGTTTTTAGGTTTATTAAGCAATATGTATTTTTTTTGCTCAGGAGAAATCAAGGTCCCATCAAAGCGAACAGCATCATTAGGTTGTACTTTATAGCCCATTTCTGTAACTAGCTCACCATTCACTGTAACACTACCGTGTTCTATATAAGTATCAGCTTCTCTTCTAGAGCATATTCCTGAATTTGAAATAAATTTATTCAATCGGATTCCAGTATTCTCAGTAGAAGTGTTTTGAGCTGTAGTAGTTTTCTTAAAGTTTTTTTGAAATTTACCTTTTTTTTGAGGACTGTTGCTTTTAGCGGCGTGTCGTCCTCTCGACGAGTTATTTTTTGAATTCATTTTTTTATTTTTAAAATGCGTGCAAATGTACGCTTAAATATTTGATTTTAATATAACTTATGAATCACTTTTTCAACTAGTAAAGAAGGTTTGATAAACATTAAACTAAAAATTCCAATCAATAGTAGTAGTTTTAAGATGTTGTGTATTAATATATAATCTCTTCTGTATTTAGATTTCCATAAGTATAATGCAATAAAAACAAGTGTGATAATCGCCCAATAGAAATAGTATTTCATATAGCTAATTTCTGCATAAGAGAGTAGTAGGGTAATAGGTATAAGGGTTAATAAAATTAATAATACTGAAACTTGTTTGGTTTTTTTTTCACCAT from Tenacibaculum maritimum NCIMB 2154 includes the following:
- a CDS encoding heavy-metal-associated domain-containing protein, with translation MKKIIIIFSFMLLVMSVHAQKKNAKVSCEVDGVCMMCKKRIEAAALKTKGVKFASWDVRTHELKLIIDERKTTLQKVQKNIADAGHDSKEVKATTEAYEGIHPCCKYRSEAVKEEHQKGETE
- a CDS encoding TonB-dependent receptor, whose amino-acid sequence is MKKYIFSTLLLLPILLFSQTTFKGMIMDEKNPQDNLGVYGANVYWLGTKVGATTNEKGWFSIPYKKEYKKLIVSFVGYKTDTLTIEEIHPIHHFIKEEGELDEISISTKRKGIQKSFLKAQNVFIVNSDELLKAACCNLSESFETNPSIDVNFSDALTGTKQIQMLGLTSPYLLISQENIPSVRGASQAFGLTFTPGTWVESIQITKGAGSVVNGYESISGQINAELVKPFSDKKFFLNAYGSLNGRLELNSHFNQKIAKKWQTGIYVHGNYRGEKFDRNKDNFLDTPLARQINVMNRWQYTDTEKGWLSFVNLRYLKDEKQMGEINFIPKYNRGGNSVWGSEIKTKRFDASAKIGYVFPELPFQSFGFQVSYSNHEQDSYFGLRTYDIVQESVYTNLLFNSIIGDTRSKFKTGVSFTYDKYGEKVDFTNYNRREYAIGTFFEYAYDNMDDFSFTAGIRADKHNVLGTFLTPRLHLRYIPWEKGVLRASVGRGRRSANIFAENQQLFGSSRKVNIEKSGGNIYGLDPEVAWNYGISFLQGFRVFDKKGDITLDYYITSFDNRVAVDWENSQEVSFYNVRNGSTAKSFQVEINYDLLKNLALRAAYKFYDVSTAYKNGRLQGPLQAKNRFFANISYEKGRKERSWKYDLTYNLIGKQRLPNTINTPVAYTIPEYSKRYSLLNMQITRVFSKKFEVYLGGENITNYMQKNPILASEAPFGAHFDTSIVYAPVFGSSFYTGLRFKID
- a CDS encoding pseudouridine synthase, translating into MNSKNNSSRGRHAAKSNSPQKKGKFQKNFKKTTTAQNTSTENTGIRLNKFISNSGICSRREADTYIEHGSVTVNGELVTEMGYKVQPNDAVRFDGTLISPEQKKYILLNKPKNYITTMEDDRGRKTVMELVSNATKERIYPVGRLDRNTTGLLLFTNDGELAKKLTHPKHNVRKLYHASLDRKLDLKDLNKLRGDVIIEGKKVFIDAVSYVEGEQKTEVGIEIHSGRNRIVRKIFEHVGYKVVKLDRVIFAGMTKKNLPRGRWRELTSLEVSSLQML